The sequence below is a genomic window from bacterium.
TCCGGCGGGCATCGGCGGCTCAGTCACTGTGCATCACTTTTTCGAAAAAAGCAGTATGGCGAAAAATTTGTCCGTAGAAGTTTCGCTGTCTTATCAGGCCAGCCGCTTACATCATGAAATCAAACCCGTTCGATGGCCCAATGAGAAATTCCTGCCGGATCCTTTCGAATTTTGGATTCCGGTCCCGGATGCCCGGCTGTGGAATGCGGAGACGCCCCATTTGTACGATCTGCAGATCACCTTGAAGAGCGATCAGGGGCCATTGCAGCAGTTGCAGCGACGAGTGGGTATCCGGGAGGTGAGCATCGAAGCGGCGGTGTTTCAGCTCAACAGGCAACCGGTTAAATTACGAGGAGTGTGTCGGCTTGAAATTCATCCAGAGTTCGGTCGGGCGACAGGAGAAGCGCAGTGGGTTGAGGATTTGGAGCTGATGAAAAAGGCCAACCTCAATGCGATCAGAATGACGCACTGGCCTCCGCATCCCCGGTTCTTGGATCTCTGTGATCAATACGGATTTTACGTCATCGATGAGGTGCCGTATGATTTCGGCGATGAGAAGTTGACCGATCCCTTGTGTCTGGGCCCACTGCTGGCTCGTACGCAAAACACGATCGATCGGGATAAAAATCATGCCAGCGTCGTGATTTGGAGTCTCGGCAACGAACACCCCTCCACCCGTTACACGGCGAAAACAGCGCAATGGGCGAAACGGTTGGATCCAACCCGCCCTGTATTATATCCGGATGAACGGTCCCAAAAGTTTTTAGCGGGGATTCCGTCGTGTCTGGATTTCTATGCGCCGCATTACATCGTGGCTTCAGAGATAACGGAATTAGGCAAGGATGAAACCCTGCAGAAACCGGTCATCCTTACAGAGTACAATCACGCGTTGGACACTGCTTTTGACGGATTGGCGGAAAAATGGGAAGAAATCGAGCGCAATAAGAAGCTGGCGGGCGGCATGATCTGGGCGTGGTCTGATCAGGGAATTTATCGGCGCGTGAATGGGAGAGAGGTGATTGATTCTTATGCGGATATTTATGCCCTAACGTTCACCTCCGGAACGTTATCCGGAGATTTTTGGCTGGATCAGAATACGATCATGGACAGTCATGGTCAATACGGAACCGACGGAATTGTCTATGCGAATCGCGCGCCGCAGACGGATTACTGGGTGACTCGTAAGGTCTACAGTCCGTTTAAAATCCTCGAAAAAGAAAAAAAAGTCAGGTCCGGAGAACAAACGATAGAGCTGACCTGCATCAATCGATATGACTTTCTGAATCTGGAAAAAACAACCCTGCGATGGCAATACGAGGTTAACCGGCAAGTCGTACAACAGGGCCGCTCCTTGCTTCGGCTGGCCCCGCATGATACAGGCTGCCTACGCCTGGCGATCAAGATCTCGGAAAAGATCGCTGAAGGGGAGCACCGTGTGGCCCTCGCCTTGGTTGACCATCATGGCCGTCAAATTTATGAGCATGCGGTGCACCTGACGGCCGAATCAGGCCCCATCGACTATTCCGTACTGCCTGGGCCTGCTCCGTCGCGGGAGCATTTGAACGAGGTGCTCAAGGAACCGGCATCGCCGTTTCCGCCGTCGTTGAACCTCACACACGGAGTCAAGGTTACGACCGCAGCGGACAACCGGGTGCATATTCGAATGACGGGGGCGGGTGAAATATCAATGCCGTTCGTCCGTGTCGGCCGAAAGCCGACGATGGCGGAACGGCGAACATGTCGCGATCAATTATGGGAGCCGCCGTTGTTGAAGGACGGTCGGCTGATCAACAAGGAGTATCGGACTTGTACTTCGGGGCGTTTGCTCTATTATGAGTATGAGTTTGCCCGGCCGGATAGCAGTGCGCAAAAAATTGCCTTGAACTTATGGCTGTTCCTCGCCGACGCGGGATGGGTGGATGTTCGATATGATCTGCTCCCGCAGCAGTGTAGCGGGCTTGTCCAGGAATTCGGACTGGCGATGATCGTAACCGGTCAGATCACTCAGGTGCAGTGGCTTGGAGACGGCCCGTATCCGGCGTATCCGTTTAAAAGCGAATTGGCTGAACGAGGCCTTTATACTATTGATCATACCGACAGATATTTCAACGGCAATCGGATGAACGTGGACGTCGCGTTGTTAACCGATGCGAACCATCGAGGATTCGGACTTTTAGGCAGGGCGGAGAATCTGTGTTGGGAGCAGGAGGCATCGGCCATAACGCTGTGTCACAATGTAAAGGTGGCAGGTCTCGGCACCAAAGGCACCCTGCCTCGTCTCCTGGTGCCGATTGAATCAGTGGGAAAAATCTCCGGCAGCTATCGGCTGATTTTTTTGACCAGAGACCGGTATCCCGATTTTCTGGCGAAAATTTTTCCGAGATGATCATCCATCAGATCGATAAAAGTCGGCTACTTTTTTGACCGCGTCCGCCATCTCTCGAATGTCCTGTTCGGTATAAAACTCGTTGATCTGCAGATTAATGGTTTCCAGGAAGGCCTTTTCCGCGTGCGGACAAAGGCCTTCCTGATAGGAGATATCGGTGCCCAGATCGGTGCTGACGAACGGATGGCGGCTGTTAGGAAAGGCCGAACGATTTTTAAAGATATCATATTGATACACGCACATTCCGCCGGTGATCAAGTGTGGTGCGTTCGGGATGCCTTCGGCTGCAAGGGCTTTGGAAAAATCGACAAGCGGGACCCGCATGTGCGTCAAGTCGACTCGAAACATGAAAAGAAAATAGCTGTGCCGACAACCCGCGGGGACCGATTGAGGCGTGATGCCGGGGATCTGTTTTAAATATTCCGTCAATTGGGTGCCCAGTTGGTTGCGTCGTTCGATGATCCAAT
It includes:
- a CDS encoding DegT/DnrJ/EryC1/StrS family aminotransferase; the protein is ADMDKIMALGDKYHLPIIEDCAQAYLCGYQGRWVGTMGAINAFSLNHFKHITCGSGGMVLTNDEKKRKIASLFLDKCYDREAGKRNPYFLAPNFQMTELQGAVALAQIKKLDWIIERRNQLGTQLTEYLKQIPGITPQSVPAGCRHSYFLFMFRVDLTHMRVPLVDFSKALAAEGIPNAPHLITGGMCVYQYDIFKNRSAFPNSRHPFVSTDLGTDISYQEGLCPHAEKAFLETINLQINEFYTEQDIREMADAVKKVADFYRSDG